Proteins from a genomic interval of Lolium perenne isolate Kyuss_39 chromosome 1, Kyuss_2.0, whole genome shotgun sequence:
- the LOC127339217 gene encoding mitogen-activated protein kinase kinase kinase 18, giving the protein MSMAVSKQWTRVRTVGRGASGAEVILAADDASGELFAVKSACPSGAAALRREQRIMSDLRSPRVVSCIGGQAGRDGSYHLLLEFAPGGSLAEKVARTGGLDESTVRAYAADLAAGLAYIHGESLVHGDVKARNVVIGADGRAKLADFGCARKAGCGPIIGGTPAFMAPEVARGEEQGPAADVWALGCTVVEMATGRPPWSRMAGDGLAAMHRIGYTDAVPEVPQWLSADAKDFLGLCLVRQAGDRCTAAQLLEHPFLACAGVNTKLEEEVNNKWVSPKSTLEAAFWESESDSEDELAVPESSAERIKALASLTSSLPDWDSDEGWIDVLSASPTEAQVVAVAMPAVETTNLDDSIISQEPSIAIAECGSALDIALDYSSDGGALNAGEAHHSSVEGSRDHQFLEISVNHELAACKLQFCSRESINNEVDFVVAHDHALFFTAPLDVPGLTLLLVPIATRSISKF; this is encoded by the coding sequence ATGTCCATGGCTGTGAGCAAGCAATGGACCCGGGTGCGCACGGTTGGCCGCGGCGCGTCGGGGGCGGAGGTGATCCTGGCGGCGGACGACGCGTCCGGCGAGCTGTTCGCGGTCAAGTCTGCGTGCCCGTCCGGCGCCGCGGCGCTGCGGAGGGAGCAGAGGATCATGTCTGACCTTCGCTCCCCGCGCGTCGTGTCCTGCATCGGCGGCCAAGCCGGGCGCGACGGGTCGTACCACCTATTACTCGAGTTCGCCCCCGGCGGCTCGCTCGCCGAGAAAGTCGCTCGCACCGGTGGCCTCGATGAATCCACCGTCCGGGCATACGCGGCCGACTTGGCCGCCGGGCTCGCGTACATCCACGGGGAGTCGTTGGTGCACGGGGACGTCAAGGCGAGGAACGTCGTGATCGGCGCTGACGGCCGAGCCAAGCTCGCTGACTTCGGGTGCGCAAGGAAGGCTGGCTGTGGCCCGATCATCGGTGGCACGCCGGCGTTCATGGCGCCGGAGGTTGCGCGCGGGGAGGAGCAGGGCCCGGCGGCCGACGTGTGGGCTCTGGGCTGCACGGTTGTCGAGATGGCCACCGGCCGGCCCCCGTGGAGCCGCATGGCCGGCGACGGGCTCGCGGCGATGCACCGGATAGGATACACTGATGCCGTGCCCGAGGTGCCACAGTGGCTGTCCGCGGATGCCAAGGATTTCCTGGGATTGTGCCTGGTCAGGCAGGCCGGTGACCGTTGCACGGCGGCGCAGCTGCTTGAGCACCCGTTCTTGGCTTGCGCCGGCGTCAACACGAAGCTGGAAGAAGAAGTGAATAACAAGTGGGTGTCGCCGAAGAGCACGCTGGAGGCTGCGTTCTGGGAGTCAGAGTCCGACAGCGAGGACGAGCTGGCAGTGCCTGAAAGCTCGGCGGAGAGGATCAAGGCATTGGCCAGCCTCACCTCGTCGCTCCCGGACTGGGACTCGGACGAGGGCTGGATCGACGTGCTATCCGCATCGCCAACGGAAGCACAAGTAGTCGCAGTTGCCATGCCGGCCGTGGAGACGACCAACCTGGACGACTCGATCATCAGCCAAGAACCAAGCATTGCCATAGCAGAGTGCGGCAGCGCTCTCGACATTGCATTGGATTACAGCAGCGATGGCGGCGCCCTCAACGCGGGAGAAGCCCATCATAGTTCAGTCGAGGGCAGTAGGGATCATCAGTTTTTAGAAATTTCGGTTAACCACGAGTTAGCAGCATGTAAATTACAGTTTTGCAGCAGAGAAAGCATTAATAATGAAGTAGATTTCGTTGTCGCACACGATCATGCTCTGTTTTTTACTGCTCCTCTAGACGTTCCTGGGCTCACGCTTCTTCTCGTCCCCATTGCGACACGTTCGATTAGCAAATTCTGA
- the LOC139834953 gene encoding mitogen-activated protein kinase kinase kinase 18-like, which produces MSMAVSKQWTRLRTLGRGASGAEVFLAADDVSGELFAVKSVCASGAAALRREQAVMAGLRSPRVVSCIGGQAGRDGSYQLFLEFAPGGSIAEEIARTGGLDEHTVRAYAADVGRGLAYLHGQSMVHGDVKARNVVIGADGRAKLADFGCARKAGCGPIIGGTPAFMAPEVARGEEQGPAADVWALGCTVIEMATGRAPWSGMNGDALAAMHRIGYTDAVPEVPQWLSADAKDFLGMCLVRQASDRWTTAQLLEHPFLASAVVLDTKLEEDVKGKWVSPKSTLDAAVWESESDTEDELSASCSSAERIKALACSAMALPDWDSGDGWIDVLSAAPTDAQVVAVAVPAVSTTDTDDWIISQEPSIAIATCGLLNIALEYSIDGAALNMGEADHGSVEGGRDHHCLEISVYHELAACKLLQFCSSRSVNNEVDFVLAHNRALFLLILLCFSSHVFSSPLRHVGLANSELGRHAEGSMSERMEPTRKEQT; this is translated from the coding sequence ATGTCCATGGCTGTGAGCAAGCAATGGACGCGGCTGCGCACGCTGGGCCGCGGCGCGTCAGGCGCGGAGGTGTTCCTGGCGGCGGACGACGTGTCCGGCGAGCTGTTCGCGGTCAAGTCCGTGTGCGCGTCCGGCGCCGCGGCGCTGAGGAGGGAGCAGGCGGTGATGGCCGGGCTGCGCTCCCCGCGCGTCGTGTCCTGCATCGGCGGCCAAGCCGGGCGCGACGGGTCCTACCAGCTCTTCCTCGAGTTCGCACCGGGCGGCTCGATCGCCGAAGAAATCGCTCGCACCGGTGGCCTTGACGAACACACCGTCCGGGCGTACGCGGCGGACGTTGGCAGAGGCCTCGCCTACCTGCATGGCCAGTCCATGGTGCACGGGGATGTCAAGGCGAGGAACGTCGTGATCGGCGCGGACGGCCGTGCCAAGCTCGCTGACTTCGGGTGCGCAAGGAAGGCTGGCTGTGGCCCGATCATCGGCGGCACTCCTGCGTTCATGGCGCCGGAAGTTGCGCGCGGGGAGGAACAGGGGCCGGCGGCCGATGTTTGGGCTCTCGGCTGCACGGTCATCGAGATGGCCACCGGCCGTGCCCCATGGAGCGGCATGAACGGCGACGCACTCGCGGCGATGCACCGGATCGGTTACACGGACGCCGTGCCGGAGGTGCCCCAATGGCTGTCCGCGGACGCGAAGGACTTCCTGGGCATGTGCTTGGTCAGGCAGGCCAGCGACCGGTGGACAACGGCGCAGCTGCTGGAGCACCCGTTCTTGGCATCCGCTGTTGTGTTGGACACGAAGCTGGAAGAAGATGTCAAGGGCAAGTGGGTGTCCCCGAAGAGCACGCTTGACGCGGCGGTTTGGGAGTCGGAGTCCGACACTGAGGACGAGCTGTCAGCGTCGTGCAGCTCGGCCGAGAGGATCAAGGCATTGGCCTGCTCTGCCATGGCGCTCCCAGACTGGGACTCCGGCGATGGCTGGATCGACGTGCTCTCCGCGGCGCCAACTGACGCACAGGTAGTCGCGGTTGCAGTGCCAGCCGTCTCCACGACTGACACGGACGACTGGATCATAAGCCAAGAACCAAGCATTGCCATTGCAACGTGCGGCCTTCTCAACATCGCATTGGAGTACAGCATCGATGGTGCCGCCCTCAACATGGGAGAAGCCGATCATGGTTCAGTAGAGGGCGGCAGGGATCATCATTGTTTAGAAATCTCAGTTTACCACGAGTTAGCAGCATGTAAATTACTACAGTTTTGCAGCAGCAGAAGCGTTAATAATGAAGTAGATTTCGTTCTAGCACACAATCGTGCTCTGTTTTTACTGATCCTCCTCTGTTTCTCGTCTCACGTCTTCTCCTCCCCGTTGCGACACGTTGGATTAGCAAATTCTGAGCTTGGGCGCCACGCCGAAGGTTCCATGTCGGAAAGGATGGAGCCGACGCGGAAAGAGCAGACGTAG